From the genome of Oryza glaberrima chromosome 1, OglaRS2, whole genome shotgun sequence:
atcgtcttttcacatgtctagacgatttcatattatccttagaactattcactttgacaattaccgtttgattgtcacagttcataaggatagccggcaccggtttttcaacaataggcagatccattaatagatcacgcagccattctgcctcaacagtagcagtatccagtgccgtcaactctgcttccatggttgacctcgtcaaaatggtctgtttgcaagacctccatgaaacagcaccaccacctagtgtgaagacatatccactagtggctttgatatcatccacatcagagatccagttagaatcactatatcctTCCAGTACCGCAGGGTACCcagaatagtgaagccccaattccatagtacctttcagatagcgcattactcgctcaagcgcacgccagtgatcatctcctggattagaggtaaaccggctcaacttgctcacagcaaaggagatatcaggcctagttgcactagccaggtacatcagcgagccaataatttgggagtattccagttgattcctagcaattctcttgtttttgcgaagcaacaagctaggatcataaggcgTTGGAGAAGGCTtgctatcaatgtagccaaagcgattcaagatcttcttcacataatgggactgcaagagtgtaatcccattctcacctctaattagcttgaTGTTTaggataacatcagctactcccaaatccttcatatcaaatttttgagacaagaatgatttaacctcatttatcacctcaagatttgtcccaaatatcagtatgtcatcaacatacaagcacagaataactccctcaccccaaccatggcgatagtatacacatttatctgcctcattgactgcgaaGCCTGCAGATATCAATGTTctatcaaatttctcatgccattgcttaggagcttgtttcagaccatacaaagacttcaacaatttgcacaccttgtcttcttgaccttcaactacaaacccatcaggttaatccatatagatctcctcatccagctctccattaagaaaagctatcttaacgtccatttgatgaacgagaagaccatgtgaggctgctagggaaagtagcacacgaattgtggtcaatctggcaacaggtgagtaagtgtcaaagaaatcttcgccttctttctgagtatagcccttagcaacaagccgagtcTTGTACTTTTCAATGGTACCGTCAGGCCTCAGCTTCtttttgaacacccacttgcaccccacaggtttacacccatagggtccctctgtcacctcccaagttccgttagcgataatggaatccatttcactacggacagcctccttccagtagtctgcatcaggagatgcatatgcttctgaaattgacttaggagtgtcgtccacgaggtacacagtgacatcaccaaaggacttagccgtcctttgtcttttactccttcgaggagcttcactgtcatcctcctcagtgacatattcatgtgtatgttcagtttgttctggtggtgtgattgaactgggaattatttcagaagGTTGActagaactactatgtgtatccttcattgggaaagagctctcaaagaaggtagtaTCACGAGACTctataattgtaccaacatgcatgtcagatacctcggatttaactattaaaaatctataggcaatacTGTGGttagcatatcccagaaagacacagtccacagtcttaggcccaagtttgcgcttcttcgttattggtacattgactttcgccaagcaccctcatgtgcgcaagtaagaaagtgatggttttctcccaatccatatctcatatggtgttttgtccttatttttgttagtaactctgtttaacacatgattcgaggtcaacaatgcctccccccaccatgccttaggtagtcccgcggtgtctaacatggcattcaccaagtcagtcagtgtgcggttcttcctttcggcagtcccattagactcgggagaatagggagacgtcctctcatgtataatgccatgttcctcacagaataagtcaaactcgtttgagaaaaactctccaccacgatcagacctaagtctttttatctttctgtcaagttgattttcaacttctgccttataaattttaaaatagtctagagcctcatCTTTCGTtctcaacaagtacacatagcaaaatctagtagcatcatcaatcaacgtcatgaaatatcgttttccacccttcgtcaacaccccattcatttcacaaagatctgaatataggagttctagaggtgccaagtttctctcctcagcagccttgtgaggcttgcgaggttgctttgattgcacacaactatggcacttagaacctttgacaatggaaaacttaggaattaaacacatgctggaaagccgagacatcaagccaaaattaatgtgacataaacgtgagtgccagacattagcctcatcatccacactgccacaaatatggttcatagacttattgcagaaatcagaaagggaaaagcggaacaggcctccgcactcataacctttaccaataaaatatccatgtttagacacgactactttattagactcagaAACCAACTTAAATTTGTCgttagtcagacgggagccactaacaagattcctgtcgatagaagggacatgctacacgttcttcagctgcacgatctttcccgaagtaaacttcagatctaccgtgccaacaccatgaacagaagcatgtgacccattccccattaggacggtggaaccccgtgtgacctgataagaagaaaacaatgagatatcagcacaaacatgtacattggccccagtatcaacccaccaattagtagactgatttactgaaaaaacagtaggtaaattaccatacccgcttccatctccagtgttgccaatggtcacattagcagacttagaagtctgccctacaggtgccttcatccccttgcgctgtggacacttcctagccagatgaccaggttggccacacacaaagcaagtcctctcatcctgattaggattgttgttgttcttcttctacttcttgaagttggtggtctgctgagctttgtatttccccttgctcttgttctgggccttgtgcacaacattggcactggactgtcCACCATCACTCTTAGACGCAgcatctttttcccgagctttctcctcaacatcaagagacgctaccAACCCCTCAAcagagtattcctgtctcttgtgtttgagtgcagtaccgaaacttctccaagatagaggaagtttcgcaataatgcacccggccacaaatttgtcgggtaagacacacttaaggagttcgagttccgtagtcatggtttgtatctcatgagcctgttcgactacagcacggttgtcagccatcttgtagtcatgaaattgctccatgatatacagatcattgctagcgtcagtagcaccgaatttagtattcagtgcatcccacaactccttagcgtcggtcatatgcatatacacctcgaccagacgatcgccaagaacgctaagaatgcatcccacaaagagagtagtggcttcctcgaattgcttttgctgttcagcagtaagaactccttcaggtttgccagtactcacccggAAGCATTTCATaactgtcagccacagagtgaccctgatctgccatcttttaaaatgcacaccggtgaatttatccggcctcagtgcatcggcaaaaccagccatagtaaaatcacagtgcctataataaggtttttggattgttgagattataggcatataatgatttaatatattccataaataaatcatggcattgcagatgtatactagcattaacgcatcattagatctacacatgtaaaataagcagtaaaacatgaacagatcaaatatgcgcaacatattgaacacgtacctgGTGGTagaaagaccggctgctcggCAGGAACATTGCGCGATTGCAGGCGTttacgaaggcgcgcagcacgcaaGCGAAGAGGAAGACAAGCCGTCGCAGACGaatagggagcagtcgcgctAAGCGCTTCcaaaaaaccttattgccgccttctcccggtgcaggacgtcgaaggcaaaggttccggagacctgctctcccgatcgccggtgcacgccagcgagcgggatggagtaatctacgagcgacggcgcagcacagagtaggaggcaaaccctagattgatttttcgtatgttgcgtgaagacggcaggtcggtttatatagagaagggtcgcttgatcagggcgcccgcacgatctccactgcgcgtaaccgaactggataagtcgcgcgtaacttatccggactccacgccgttttcacgcaccggatttttcggaacatttccaaaacaaaaacaaatccgaatttttgGCAGACCATTCGACGTGTACGTCATGCACGCGCCgcctgccaggcgaggcgagcgagcgcgcgcgtgttccccctcttctctccaccacacatgcttcaagtggctaggagggcatcctcccttttaaggaggtccccctctcctagaataagcaatgtggtactaaacttcacatgcatgccatcccatgaggtgggtttttgtgattttccaaagaattaatctttgagtgggctaaggcccatccattaattccaacacattttgtgagagaactccatccaactccactcccaattttggtggagctgaaactttttagctgagctccagctccaggaggggtggagctggagctggagctgtgccaaacagaccccaAGTGTCCAATGAGTGTGTACGCGCCGCAAGTCATTGGACAACAACCGCACATGCTCACTAACATGGACATGCGAGCCTGTTCTGTCTTGAgtttttcatctcatctcattggggttttttttttagaaatgtttAATATCTCACTGCTGGTGGTTCTTCTAGCAAGTGAAAGCCTTCAATTTGATCGGAGATTGGCGATGAGCCGATGATGATGGCTGCCCTGTGAGGATAAGCTTCTCCGGCCACTCCGacccggtggtggcggcggcggcgtagcccCTCCGCGTGAGTCGGCTCCGGCCTCCGGCTCCGACGGCCGGAACGGAATGGAGAGAATACCAATCCACAGTACCATCCACGGCGTGCAATAAGCTTCGCAATTTGCATCTCTCTAGGCCGTAGAGTTTTTTGGCTCCCTTTTCTGTTCTTCCATTTCTTTCTTCACGAAGCAATGTTGATCGCATATTCGCATTCGTGATAGTACACATTAAACACTcttatcaaaattcaaaagacGTACTCATCACAGAGCCAGCACGAAGACCATCTTATCTATCTGAAAAAAAGAACGCAATCCAATCGCCGCATCACGAAGACAACATCAGTCTCCACACCAGCGGAAAAGAAGGTAGAATCTCCACAAAATTATAAGTCAAAAGGTTCAATAATAGTACATGACCCGAGATGTAACTGATGAACAAAATTAGGCATTTCTGCAACGGGAGACCATAGACTAGGGGGCAAAAAGGTCGTTACGGAAAATTTCTGCTGATACACACGCACATCAAAACACCACCGgcaacagcaacaacagcatAGCTTGCCTTATTTGTTTGTTTCCACAAGATGAAAATGTCAGCGGACCAGGAACTGCCACAAGAGAAGGCGGCAATTAGCTCTGCCAACCTGGGCAGCCAGCCCCCAAAGGTGCAAATACTCCCCCCAACCTGCCCATTTCCGCTTGGTCCCAACACGCTACAACAAAGACCACAAGCCCCCCTGGGTACACGGGCTGTTTTGTTAAGTACTCAGCATACTATTTTTACAACTAGAAGCTTTGTTGGATTTCTACAGAATGCTCGCCAACGATTAACAGGGCAGATAACCTGGCCTAAAACAAGCAGGTTCTCCGGATGAAGCCACATCGTTCAGGCGTCGCATGCTAATTTTAGTTCAGGATTTTCCAAGGAACAACGGGACGCAGGTCATTGAATCATCGGATCACCAGAAGAAACTGTGTGCATGTGCTTGTCCCTTCCATTTGGTTCTCTAGATGGATCCATATCTGCTGGACCTGAGATTAGAAATGCCCAATTTAGATAAAGTAGATGCCAGAAATGATATGCAATAATTGACTAAATAAGATGGGCACAAACGTGTTACCAAAAATGGAGCCAATAGAGGGCCTTATTAGAGATTGGTTCCTTTGTTGATCTGCATGGATTTGTATTGTGAAAATTAACAAATGGATATAGTGATTGTCCAAGACAGGCAAGCACCAAGTTTATATTGTAGATTAATGACAGCAAGCTTCCTAGCAACATGATAATTGCAAGTTTGTAACAAAAATGGTGTTTAACACTATGAACTCCAGCTAGACTTTATGCATTTAATGATGTCATCTGAAGAGACAAACCTGAATGTTTCAATCCTTTCACAGCATCAAAGTTTTTGTACGTATATCCCACAAAGCTGAGGTCTTTGGAATTCAGCATCATCTGTAAAATGGTTTCACAAAAATCAGGTATGAACTTGGAGAGAACAAAGAGACACATAAATTTGTACTTGAACACAAATTCTACACCAAGTTAGGTGACTTAAAACTACTCTTTGCAAACACTGTTATGACCATTGGTCAGTTAATTAGTCTTCCGGGTAGGTGACAGTGGGTCAAGGCGTTTGGCACAAAAATATATGCATAGCAGGTCGATTTTGTGGTTAAGCAGGCCTAAATATGGACAACCCTTTGAGTTTCTTATCAAATTATGATGGGTTCTGGAAAATCATAATTCAGTGGAATATAAACACAGGGAAATAACTCAGCAGCCTAGAGCCCTACATATGAAGTTATGATGGAAAAGCAATTTTCAAGCAGTAAAAACACAATGGTCACTCTGCATTTAAACTACATAGCGAATTTCAAAGTTCATACCTTTCTTGAGGGCCCGGAACCTGTTCTGGTTGGAGCATTATCCATCTGCAGCAGACAGTTCAGTTAGTTAAGACAGAGGAATGAAAAATATAGCCAAAACACATAggtaggagagaaaaaaatgtagTGCAACACATGGAAGGATGAAAATTAGACATTCCAATTTAACAAGCAGACTAGAAACAATAACATATTCTGCCCAAGTGCTCACATGCAAACATAGATCCCTTGAacaagaaaatgagaaaaaaaagtccaCTGACTTGAATTAACAAAAATCCAAGAGTAAACCCATAGCTTGTACTCCACAATCGTTGTGCGTATAAATTGTTTGAGGCTCTGCACAATCCTTGTGCATATTATACGGTACTCAAGGAGACGTTGAGTCTCTATATGCACAGGAGTAAATGAACATTGCTGCATGCATCTGTTTTGGTAGCGGCGAGACGCAATCATGCAGTGATGTGGGCGCATGTGGAGCTGGTGCGAGAGTTTCCCTGGGCACGGGGAGGGTGCAACAGGCGAACGGCCATGCGCACGTGGCACATGCAAGGGAAACTGAATCCTTGTGCGGCTCGTTCGATGCGCTCCTTGGTATCGCTGTAAATAAATTATACGCACAACGATcttggatggaggaagtaactGACACAATGGAAACTTCCTctaaaaccaaaaaaagaagtCAATTTGGTCTTTCAAGTTTCGTCCTGAGATCAATTTGGGTCAATAAGATCGCTGAGCCCACCTAAGTACCTAACCCTCCATGCAGGCAAGATAACTCAGCAAGGCCAGCCCTAGTTGAAAGACCCAAGGCAAGAGTGTTTTGCCCCTATATCTTcgattgaaaagaaaaaacaatgatGGTAAAACCGTAAAAGGAGCCAGACCATGGTTTTTTTATTCTTAAATAGTGTGATGGTAGAATAGACTTTTCACCATTGAAATTCCCACTAAGGCTAAAGTTCCGCTTATCTTGCTAACATTGGGACCAAGGACCATATTGACCCAAAAAGTATAATTCAAGTAGTGAGTTGGCCAAAATGAAACATTTTTGGGGTCATTGACCCTCAAACGAAAATTGGACAGAATGAGCTGTTCTCACAAATCCCTACAACGACTCAAATAGTAATCACAAGGTCAAATTGTGGCTTGGTGTCATGTCAACTCTAATTACCAATCTAGTGAAGGTTGACCTCTGTTGATCCATCTATACTATCATGTAGCAGCTTAGGCAGATACGTCGATTCCTGACCGTCCGATCATTCGATTCAATGGCCCAAATAAAAAGTGTGATTCGCACCACATCCGCGCGCATCCACTTCCGCCTCGCACACCACGCCCGCACATTCGTCCCCCGCCTCGATCGTGCTCGCACATCTCTCCACTGCCTCACGCATCGTCTGCCGCCATCGTTGTCCCCCATCACCGCACGGAACTCGACCTCACTGCCCTCCCCGGACCTCCCCCGCTGTGGTGCGCGTCCTCGCCACCCACCCCAGCCCGCCCTTCGCGCAGCGTTCAACCTCGCTGCCCTCCCCAGACCTCCCCTGCTCTGGTGCACGAATGCACGTCCTGGCCCTCCCATCGTTGTGGATTCGCTCCTCTCCGCATCCCTGACCTCGGCCACACCCAATGATTCGATCTGGATATAATGGATCTGGATGATGTGCATAAGAGAGGTAATTTTGAGGTTTGTATTGCAGTACGAGGTAATTTTTGGATCATAATTAAATTCAGCATGTTGACTGTATGTGTGCTAGGTGGAAGATTTTTTTGTACTTGCAAAATTCTGGTGTCAAATTTGAATCGCATTATAATTCGTGCTATATACTGTTTGATAAGTTGGCCAGATCTAGGTCTTCAGGATGGTATGATTTAGCAGATGCTTTATAGTTGCTGGATTTAAAACCAGTTCTATGCTAATTTTAGATCAAATATTGGTCATATATAGTAGGTTGTCTGAAACAGTACAACAATATAAAGagcttcaaattttaaattgatttcACAAAACTTTTTTATCAGGAATTAACTGCCAATTGCcatttttttctatgttattTGACGGCAAATTTCAATTTGTTTGCTGTTTGGTCTAACTGCATAACAAGTTACTCGACGTCTTTCCGCTCTTATCTCGATTTCATCTGGTGCCTGTGAGCAGTGGCAGACGCTGCATTTCAAAACCGAGTATTCACTTAACAATTGCAAGTGCTGTGTCCCCAATGTTTACTGGGATAGAGTTATGGGACTTGAGATAGTTGGCTACTTGGTTAGAAGTGGTGCGAGCCAGGAGTCTAGAAAAATGGATCTGTTGAGGGAAAAAAGGATCGAGATTGAAGTGTTAGATACAAttgaatatatacatatgtgacatacctatatatattatttttgtttcacaAATTTTTGGGTATTCCCGGGAACCCTCCTGCATCCGCCCCTACATGTGAGCACTCTATATCTTCACTTCGGTTGCTTTTTATTTCAATCATGTTCTTACCAGCAAAGTCCTTATTTACTGGAAATTGTCATGTATCTATTGTGCATGTTCCTGAAGGATGTTGAGTGAATTTGTATTCCATTGTATAATCTCAAACGGAAGTATTGAGCATTTGATGTACATACTAATTGCACTAATACGAACACAATTTGTGTCAGATGATGAATCCAagaattttaatttgatttatttggaACAATTTGGCAAGTTTAATTTTTAGTATTTGCCAGAGATAACATGTCTGGGGTAATTCATATTGACTTTTACGTGCGTTGCACGTGCACGTTTACTAGTTTATAATAGTTTGGATCAAGACTTATCtcgatatctttttttttaaagaattatcTCAATATATTGCAATCCCCGTAATTCTAAATCAAGGCAATACCCAAGTATTGGCTGGAGCTTGGCAACTTTGAACCTTGCAGAATTGCAGAGGCATAAGATAACCATTACACTAAGAGCAAAAGGAATCACTTACTTCCTCAAACTTCATGAAGTTCTGTGTGTCCAGTTCATCATTTACTTGAGGCTTAAATGCAGCTTCCATCTCATATAGTTTTTCCCAAGCAACTCCACGGAACCAAGGATGTGCCTAGTGATAAACAAATGACTAGTAAATACAGGACAAGCAAACAAGACAAGAACTGCAAATGATACTATTTATTTCTCTTATGTGCCAAGTACCTTTATTTGGTCTGCTCCTGCACTGCCAATCCTGTGGTCAACATCACATAATAACCGGCAAATGAGATCCCTTGCTTCAGGAGACACCTTTGAATCCTCTGGAAATTTCAAATGGTTTCTCCAGTGGACAATCTAGaataattggaaaaaaaaaaggtaaataaaGCTCATAgatggaataaaaaaaaatatacgatACCACAACAGAAACATCATAGAAAATCTACTGGTTACAAAAAAGAATGACACTTGTTCTTATTTTTGATGAATCATTCACATCTTGAAATCGGGATACCTTGCTATATATAATCCCTCCGTCCAGAAATATAAGgttttttggttggatgtgacatcctagtactatgaatctggatcatagtactaggatgtcaCATCCAACAAAAAACCTTATATTCTGGGATAGATGGAGTACCATTTTAGCAGCCTTTTTCATCTCACTATTTTACTGTTATGCGGCTATGCACTATACATCCAATCCTCtgtcttgaaaaatacattCATAATATTATAGATTTGTTTGATATTACATGTTGAAATTGAACATAGTGCtcaaagatatactttaaagaCATGCCTATGTCTGGAAATAACGTGTATTTGTGATCAGAGGGAGAAGCTTATAAGACTATCTCCCTAAATTATTGGGTGGACCAAACTTGTAAGGCGTATAAGCTGCAAACTGTTGTCTTCAGATTCTTACAGCTTGAGTTCAAAAGCTAAGATAATAATTAAAGCAGTTGCTTCGTGGTAGTCCCTTATACGTTTTCAATTGGTCAGCCTAATTTAAGCTGAGCCAAATCAACAATTAATGAAATACTCATGCGTTACAAATGAAATAACTGAGCACAAATCAACAAGTAGTGTTGTTACTTCCTGTGTTAGCTAAATTAATTGGGAACAACAGACCTTTCGGCATGTGGTTATTGGATCATCAGAATAAAATGGTGGATAACCAACAAGCATCTCATACATGATTGCACCCAAAGACCACCTGTAGGGCAAAAGAAGTACATTGAAAAAATCTAGTTATCAAGAATCAATAAATGTGGCTGAACATAAATTTGTGTACATCATACCAGTCACATTCCATTCCATATCCCTTCTTTAGCAGAACTTCTGGAGCAATATAGTCTGGTGTCCCAACAGTTGAGAATGCCTGTGTATCAAATTGCATTTTAAGAATGAGAAGGGCTGTCAAGAATAACAGAAGTTGTATTCATATTTTAAGTGTGTATCCCTTCCAAGCATGGGATTCCACATGATAtcatgaaagaaaaacaaaactacTGACAATACAGGGTCAATGGGATGCTTGTTGTATACACTGTAAAGCAGACATACCAGTTTTCTTCTGTTCATCTGCCAGTGCTGAAGTTGTTCATGTTGACTTCTCCACCTTCTACCATTTGTTGTTTCAGAGAAAGAGCTATCGATATCCATTGATTCCCTCAAATTGTCATCACCCATTGGTTCATCTTCATTCAATGTTGAGAGCTTTGAACAATCAATTGGCTTGCACAGCCCAAAATCTGACAGCTTCATGTGACCATTCTTGTCGAGAAGCAGGTTGTCAGGCTTAATATCTCTGCAAAAAGATAACAAGCCAAAGCATGTAGATCAGAAAAAGGGTAGAAACAGAAAATATACAATTATCTTTAAACAAAAATGTTATAGCTGGACATTATGGTATAATATATCAGCGGCGTCACAATAGAGATAAGTCAGGAATTGGCAAGTGCTACAGCAGTTGGAGAATCCTAATAAGCTCTCTATTTGAGTTTCATAGTTTTGTAGTAAGAGTCCTAGTAGTATCAGGTTACTAGTATGTTTCCTTTTCCCTTATCTAGAGGCACCTCAATATATAAAGGTAGGCTAGTATTAACACAAGAAGTATCTAAAGGGGattaacacacaaaaaaaagtaaCCTGTGGATGTAGTTGTGTTTATGAATGGACTCAATAGCAAGGATGGTCTCAGCAATGTAGAATCGAGCCACATGCTCAGTTAAGGTATCCTCTCTCATGAGAAGGGTCATGATATCACCACCAGGGAGATACTCCATGATAAGATAAAGGTACTCCGAATCTTGAAAAGAATAGTATAGCTTCACAATGCAGTGGCTAGCAACTTCAGCCAGCAAGTTTCTTTCCGCTCTAACATGTTCCACCTGACAGATATAAATGAAAGGTTGTTAAACATATCATAAAAGGTAGCAGTCTTTTTGCTAAATTAGGTCTTGAGAAGCCCTACAAGTCAGTTTACAACAGAAGATATTttttacaaacatgaaaaaGCAATTAACTATGTGATTCTGTTAATAAAATACAGTCATATAGAGATATCATCACATACGTAGAGTAACTATGACAAAGCAGTTAGACATGAAAACAAAATACCAGTGGAGCCCTTGTGGACTTCACCCAAACAATGGACTGAACAAAACAAGAAGATTATACACCAGCTTTTGCTTTCTAGCAACTTCAAATTCAAAGCACTAAAAAAATGCCCATGACTAATGCATAACAGCAATGGTAGAATGTTACTAAATGCAAAAGGTCCTACATGTTATGAATATAAACATGTACTGCCAATCTTTTGTGTTATCTTAGTTTTAAATATAACCTTGCTGTTTCGATTTCACAATTATGTCATATTTATTACTTTGTGGTCAAATCAACAAACGTGGTTGGAGATGGTTAAAAACTATGCACATGCTACTAACTCACAATTATACCTATTAAAACATAAAACCTGGAATAAATCCAGACAAAGTGAGTTATCTTACTTGACCCCTGACAACCATATCAGACTTCTTTAGCTTTTTCATTGCATAAATGTTGCTAGATGTCTTCTCCCGGCAGAGTCGAACCTGTCGTATAGTTACCGCAAGTCAGTAAGGGGTTAAAAGCAACAGGAGCAATAAAATAAACATTACAACAGATAAGCATTAAGCAAATATGTAGTAGATCAATGTGCAAACCTCTCCAAAAGCTCCTCTACCAATAATGGTGAGCAGCTCAAAGTCATCAACGCAGATTTTGTGCCTTTTAAGCCGCATGTACTCTGTTTCCTTTCTCTCCAGATcttttagtagattgatttgcTGCTCCCTGGGAACTTGGGAAGATTCCAGTTGTCGCTCCAATCTAAAGCGCCTGCAATGCATAAGGTCTTACTATGTGACACAAGAAGGGCAAAGATTTCTGTCTGGGCAGGGGAATGAAAATCCACTTAGAATCAAATCATAGTATCTAAGTATGATGAAGGATAAAAAAATCACTCAAGTTACACAGTAATAGAAGATGGTTGACAACTGAAACTAAGGAATGTTACTCTATTATAAGACTAATACGTCCAAACTCTAGGGGTGCAGGCCAGATTGAAGCCTTGAGGAATCGTCAGCTTTAGTTGATATAAGATCAATATCAGAACAAACCTCCATAGCTGGTAAGTTAAATCAACTGTTTGATTTCGATAAAAGATTATAACAATGTTGTTAGAAATGAAAATTGCCACCCCTGTTACATACACACCTCGTATACTAAAATCCATTATAAAATGATGAAATGAATCCTA
Proteins encoded in this window:
- the LOC127777727 gene encoding uncharacterized protein LOC127777727; amino-acid sequence: MESEMADAAPAPAVAAAATAEPLAAVAEEGEEGGEAAVGSTLTMERVAAAKKFIENHYRSQMKNIQERKERRFRLERQLESSQVPREQQINLLKDLERKETEYMRLKRHKICVDDFELLTIIGRGAFGEVRLCREKTSSNIYAMKKLKKSDMVVRGQVEHVRAERNLLAEVASHCIVKLYYSFQDSEYLYLIMEYLPGGDIMTLLMREDTLTEHVARFYIAETILAIESIHKHNYIHRDIKPDNLLLDKNGHMKLSDFGLCKPIDCSKLSTLNEDEPMGDDNLRESMDIDSSFSETTNGRRWRSQHEQLQHWQMNRRKLAFSTVGTPDYIAPEVLLKKGYGMECDWWSLGAIMYEMLVGYPPFYSDDPITTCRKIVHWRNHLKFPEDSKVSPEARDLICRLLCDVDHRIGSAGADQIKAHPWFRGVAWEKLYEMEAAFKPQVNDELDTQNFMKFEEMDNAPTRTGSGPSRKMMLNSKDLSFVGYTYKNFDAVKGLKHSDQQRNQSLIRPSIGSIFGPADMDPSREPNGRDKHMHTVSSGDPMIQ